One window of the Amycolatopsis mediterranei genome contains the following:
- a CDS encoding helix-turn-helix transcriptional regulator, whose protein sequence is MDTEVNPEHPASGASVPKRPAPRLPGREPELGRLTGLFPVVLGGAAASAVVAGEFGMGKSATLRTAAALAADAGFTVAMATGSRLESHLAGGLVRQLADALDEPGASPRPPAAELCGSAGESEALDLFFRIVRDATERGPLFLGIDNIHLADAWSMRCLAYLRNRVLDLPVLIVLTSVIGYPPHREVALLDMVGSTPVTITLNGLGDAAAAEILGLAPGDLASACREATGGNPVLLQALRPRLLPGADPHELGSSLIGQVLTTRVQEFPHAPAILHAAAILGEDAGFDLLARLAGVDELDALQAIDTLVRLHVLNNSDQPTLTYSFVRNSLLKDMPQTTRAVNHSRAAKLLTEAGAPPDRVAAHLLEATSIRIPWAVDVLRLSARDAVFSGRPELAARHLRRALEERLTSGRRMAVLLQLAHAEFQFDPPGAAKRVREAVDTVGNREKAAYIATAMLLSLCGGQDARLGISAAGQIAARLDAGGPDAVWPLLCMTYLAEAGSRLGPPPEFRDFEEQWAPLTDPAAQRSRSALLALDAVRSGESAQDAVGHFADALSQAGASDTREPNGDDGELFEQHYFFTLATAVLADEPAHVDRLCRVLDVEREPWDVHVPHGALPTLARGIALQTSGDLQRASVHFESLLRRFDERGGTTTCPVGVLCAARLVECWVDLGRFEAATSLLDRMDFVASQGLFTHTYLLYARGRLRVATGYTRFGFEDLLSCGRRLAHHGMRFPGFVPWRAHAARAALALGQTDDAARLAEEDINASARWGAARPLGTALTTLGLVREDDEAERALQKAITTLRTSPSRLQLATALTELGTLQSRHGQSEKAIETLRQAVELSEQCGARPLARRAAEELRSSRRALTPAKDNEHGLTRQENRIAVMAAQGLTNREIATALHLTRRTVELHLSGAYRKLGIPGRAELGGALAKSSQRVDGR, encoded by the coding sequence GTGGATACCGAAGTAAATCCCGAGCACCCCGCCAGCGGGGCTTCGGTACCGAAGCGTCCCGCCCCGCGGCTCCCCGGCCGCGAGCCCGAGCTCGGCCGCCTGACCGGGCTTTTCCCGGTCGTGCTGGGCGGCGCGGCCGCCAGCGCGGTGGTGGCCGGCGAGTTCGGCATGGGCAAGAGCGCCACCCTGCGGACCGCCGCGGCGCTGGCCGCGGACGCGGGCTTCACCGTCGCGATGGCCACCGGGTCGCGGCTGGAAAGCCACCTGGCCGGCGGGCTCGTCCGCCAGCTGGCCGACGCGCTCGACGAGCCGGGGGCGTCCCCGCGGCCGCCCGCCGCCGAGCTGTGCGGGTCGGCCGGCGAGAGCGAAGCGCTCGACCTCTTCTTCCGGATCGTCCGCGACGCGACCGAGCGGGGTCCGCTGTTCCTCGGCATCGACAACATCCACCTGGCCGACGCCTGGTCCATGCGGTGCCTGGCCTACCTCCGCAACCGCGTGCTCGACCTGCCGGTGCTGATCGTCCTGACGTCGGTCATCGGCTATCCCCCGCACCGCGAGGTCGCGCTGCTGGACATGGTGGGGAGCACGCCGGTCACGATCACGCTGAACGGCCTCGGCGACGCGGCCGCGGCGGAGATCCTCGGCCTCGCCCCCGGGGACCTGGCCTCCGCCTGCCGCGAGGCGACCGGCGGCAACCCGGTGCTGCTGCAGGCGCTGCGCCCGCGCCTGCTGCCCGGCGCGGACCCGCACGAGCTCGGCTCGTCGCTGATCGGGCAGGTGCTCACCACGCGGGTGCAGGAGTTCCCGCACGCGCCGGCCATCCTGCACGCGGCGGCGATCCTCGGCGAGGACGCCGGCTTCGACCTGCTCGCCCGGCTGGCCGGCGTCGACGAGCTCGACGCGCTGCAGGCGATCGACACCCTGGTCCGGCTGCACGTGCTCAACAACAGCGACCAGCCGACGCTGACCTACTCGTTCGTCCGCAACTCCCTGCTGAAGGACATGCCGCAGACCACGCGGGCGGTCAACCACTCCCGGGCGGCGAAGCTGCTGACGGAGGCGGGGGCGCCGCCCGATCGCGTGGCCGCCCACCTGCTGGAAGCGACGTCGATCCGGATCCCGTGGGCGGTGGACGTGCTGCGGCTGAGCGCGCGCGACGCCGTGTTCTCCGGACGGCCCGAGCTGGCCGCCCGGCACCTGCGCCGGGCGCTGGAGGAGCGGCTGACCTCCGGACGCCGGATGGCCGTGCTGCTGCAGCTCGCGCACGCGGAGTTCCAGTTCGACCCGCCCGGCGCGGCGAAGCGGGTGCGGGAAGCCGTCGACACCGTCGGCAACCGCGAGAAGGCCGCGTACATCGCCACGGCGATGCTGCTGTCGCTCTGCGGCGGCCAGGACGCCCGGCTCGGGATCAGCGCGGCGGGCCAGATCGCGGCGCGGCTCGACGCGGGCGGCCCGGACGCCGTGTGGCCGCTGCTGTGCATGACCTACCTCGCCGAGGCCGGCAGCCGGCTCGGCCCGCCCCCGGAGTTCCGCGACTTCGAGGAGCAGTGGGCGCCGCTGACCGATCCGGCGGCCCAGCGGAGCCGCTCGGCGCTGCTGGCGCTCGACGCCGTCCGCAGCGGCGAGTCGGCGCAGGACGCCGTCGGGCACTTCGCGGACGCGCTGAGCCAAGCCGGGGCCTCGGACACCCGGGAGCCGAACGGCGACGACGGCGAGCTGTTCGAGCAGCACTACTTCTTCACGCTGGCCACCGCGGTGCTCGCGGACGAGCCGGCGCACGTCGACCGGCTCTGCCGGGTCCTCGACGTCGAGCGCGAGCCGTGGGACGTGCACGTGCCGCACGGCGCGCTGCCCACCCTGGCCCGCGGGATCGCGCTGCAGACCAGCGGCGACCTGCAGCGGGCGAGCGTGCACTTCGAATCGCTGCTGCGCCGGTTCGACGAGCGCGGCGGGACGACGACCTGCCCGGTCGGCGTGCTGTGCGCGGCGAGGCTCGTCGAGTGCTGGGTGGACCTCGGCCGGTTCGAGGCGGCGACGTCGCTGCTGGACCGGATGGACTTCGTCGCGAGCCAGGGCCTGTTCACGCACACCTACCTCCTGTACGCGCGGGGGCGCCTGCGCGTCGCGACGGGCTACACGCGTTTCGGGTTCGAAGACCTTCTCAGCTGCGGGCGGCGCCTGGCGCACCACGGCATGCGGTTCCCGGGGTTCGTGCCGTGGCGGGCGCACGCGGCCCGGGCGGCGCTGGCCCTCGGCCAGACCGACGACGCAGCCCGCCTGGCCGAAGAGGACATCAACGCATCGGCCCGCTGGGGCGCGGCCCGGCCGCTGGGCACGGCGCTCACCACGCTGGGGCTGGTCCGCGAGGACGACGAGGCGGAGCGGGCGCTGCAGAAGGCGATCACGACACTGCGGACGTCGCCGTCCCGCCTGCAGCTGGCGACGGCGCTGACCGAGCTCGGCACGCTGCAGTCGAGGCACGGTCAGTCCGAAAAGGCCATCGAAACGCTGCGCCAGGCGGTGGAGCTGAGCGAGCAGTGCGGAGCGCGCCCGCTGGCCCGCCGGGCGGCGGAGGAGCTGCGCTCGTCGCGGCGTGCGCTGACCCCGGCGAAGGACAACGAGCACGGGTTGACCCGGCAGGAGAACCGCATCGCGGTGATGGCGGCGCAGGGGTTGACCAACCGCGAGATCGCCACGGCCCTGCACCTGACGCGGCGGACGGTGGAGCTGCACTTGTCCGGGGCGTACCGGAAGCTGGGGATCCCCGGGCGGGCGGAGCTCGGTGGGGCGCTGGCGAAGTCTTCGCAGCGGGTGGATGGTCGCTGA
- a CDS encoding sigma-70 family RNA polymerase sigma factor, protein MEAPGREGRGHVGYASAATAVDIGPAAGDDLVPLLYKDFRATLFAQVLSLTNHDRQWTEDVVQETMIRAWQHSDTLEREPGMLRGWLLTVARRIVIDGWRNRRVRPQEVALEIPENAESTDRTDSSLAALTITRAMRELDAKYQSVIYETYLAGNTVRQAAEILGIPEGTVKSRLYTAMRQLRKALGEVTIR, encoded by the coding sequence ATGGAAGCACCGGGAAGAGAAGGTCGCGGCCACGTCGGCTACGCGTCGGCCGCGACTGCGGTCGACATCGGCCCCGCCGCGGGAGACGACCTCGTCCCGCTGCTGTACAAAGACTTCCGCGCCACCCTGTTTGCGCAGGTCCTGAGCCTGACCAACCATGATCGGCAGTGGACAGAGGACGTGGTGCAGGAGACCATGATCCGCGCCTGGCAGCACTCCGACACGCTCGAGCGCGAGCCCGGAATGCTGCGCGGATGGCTGCTCACGGTGGCCCGGCGGATCGTCATCGACGGCTGGAGGAATCGCCGCGTCCGCCCGCAGGAGGTCGCTCTGGAGATCCCGGAAAACGCCGAGTCCACAGATCGCACGGACAGCTCGTTAGCGGCGCTAACGATTACACGGGCAATGCGGGAACTGGACGCCAAATATCAGTCGGTCATCTACGAGACGTATCTCGCGGGAAACACCGTTCGACAGGCGGCGGAAATTCTCGGAATTCCGGAAGGAACTGTCAAATCGCGGTTGTACACGGCGATGCGGCAATTGCGGAAGGCGCTCGGGGAAGTGACGATCCGATGA
- a CDS encoding DUF4142 domain-containing protein: MPLRFVALLAAATALVLGCAIPASAGELQQADRALLTRLKQHTLWAVPSSRLAADRATNRRVRAVAVRIADDQARLDVALRAVADRLAVTLPGEPTDRERGWAGEIAADSGDAFDRAYVNRLRAEYGTLFGLASDVRAGTRDDDVRAFAQTAVDTSLGHLTLLESTGLAETTSLLVSATEDDTLDGGAVAVAAVLVALAAVATFGLLRLLGTPGRPSPRTRR, encoded by the coding sequence ATGCCGCTCCGATTCGTGGCGTTGCTGGCCGCTGCGACCGCGCTCGTGCTGGGCTGCGCCATCCCGGCCTCGGCCGGGGAACTGCAGCAGGCCGACCGCGCCCTGCTGACCCGGCTCAAGCAGCACACGCTGTGGGCCGTGCCGTCGAGCAGGCTCGCCGCCGACCGGGCGACCAACCGGCGGGTGCGTGCCGTCGCCGTCCGCATCGCCGACGACCAGGCCCGCCTCGACGTCGCCCTGCGCGCGGTCGCCGACCGGCTCGCCGTCACCCTGCCGGGGGAGCCGACCGACCGGGAACGCGGCTGGGCCGGCGAGATCGCCGCCGACTCCGGCGACGCGTTCGACCGCGCCTACGTCAACCGCCTCCGCGCCGAGTACGGGACGCTCTTCGGGCTCGCCTCCGACGTCCGGGCGGGCACCCGCGACGACGACGTCCGCGCGTTCGCCCAGACCGCCGTCGACACCTCGCTCGGGCACCTGACGCTCCTCGAGAGCACCGGGCTCGCCGAAACCACGTCCCTGCTCGTCTCCGCCACCGAGGACGACACCCTCGACGGCGGTGCCGTCGCCGTCGCCGCCGTTCTCGTGGCCCTCGCCGCCGTCGCCACGTTCGGCCTGCTCCGCCTGCTCGGAACCCCCGGCAGGCCCTCGCCGCGCACCCGGAGGTAA
- a CDS encoding ferredoxin — protein sequence MSLFAALIPVSPHDTGIAEVAALSGRLTYLCMCLTLCWGVLAATGWVRRFSGQDAIRTGHVALAAFTLAAGTVHGLTFLFLEDDPFGVADLLLPFYDGTPRHALGIAGLELVVAVSVTAGLRRSSGEGRWLRFHQAGYLAIGLLAVHAWLGAISSGHLAVVWLAGITLLVPPVLLSVLRVLPAAALARAGLVAPPAAGDDPEPATVRVDVDSQRCHAYGVCQSEAPQVFQLGLDGQLAYEKRPGAQLVPNVQAAARACPMRAIHLLGATR from the coding sequence ATGTCCCTTTTCGCCGCGCTGATCCCGGTGTCGCCGCACGACACCGGGATCGCCGAGGTCGCCGCGCTGTCCGGCCGCCTCACCTACCTCTGCATGTGCCTGACGCTGTGCTGGGGTGTCCTGGCCGCCACCGGCTGGGTCCGCCGGTTCAGCGGGCAGGACGCGATCCGCACCGGCCACGTCGCGCTCGCCGCGTTCACCCTCGCCGCCGGGACCGTGCACGGGCTGACCTTCCTCTTCCTGGAGGACGACCCCTTCGGCGTCGCCGACCTGCTCCTTCCCTTCTACGACGGCACCCCGCGGCACGCGCTGGGCATCGCCGGGCTCGAGCTCGTCGTCGCCGTGTCCGTGACCGCGGGGCTGCGCCGCAGCAGCGGCGAAGGCCGGTGGCTGCGCTTCCACCAGGCCGGGTACCTGGCCATCGGCCTGCTCGCGGTGCACGCCTGGCTCGGCGCCATCTCGAGCGGGCACCTCGCCGTCGTCTGGCTCGCCGGCATCACGCTGCTCGTCCCGCCGGTGCTGCTGTCGGTCCTGCGCGTGCTGCCCGCCGCCGCGCTCGCCCGCGCCGGGCTGGTGGCGCCACCGGCCGCCGGGGACGACCCGGAGCCGGCCACCGTGCGCGTCGACGTCGACAGCCAGCGCTGCCACGCCTACGGGGTCTGCCAGTCCGAGGCGCCCCAGGTCTTCCAGCTCGGCCTCGACGGGCAGCTCGCCTACGAGAAGCGCCCGGGTGCCCAGCTCGTCCCGAACGTCCAGGCCGCCGCGCGCGCCTGCCCCATGAGAGCCATCCACCTGTTGGGAGCCACCCGATGA
- a CDS encoding NAD(P)/FAD-dependent oxidoreductase produces MSERIVIAGAGLAGLRAAERLRELGFDGEVVVLGAEPDIAYHRPALSKQLLTGAVSRADTLLADPLEVDAEWRFGTPVTALSPNRQVVHLRDEELHYDGLIIATGVEPRRMPGAPHGHPRVVVVRTLADTIALQRALAGNPGPVAVIGDGFIGCEVASSLREMNREVVLFGRARSLLADVLGPDIGDWLTALHTARGVRLELGTTIRRWRPAPTHVGLEFADGRALEVACVVVAVGSVPAVSWLRGAKLPLDDGVVCGPTCHVVGSSTIVAAGDVARWPNLRFDPTPHREEHWLNAVEMSRAAAQNLLAGPQGSPAYTPVPRYWSEQHGVRIQVAGRPSLATDTVLLESPIPGTRPITGFVRQGRLVGLIGLDSPAAVLHWTAELARQHPAPAEPPPELRLRHHTGAVAGY; encoded by the coding sequence ATGAGCGAACGCATCGTCATCGCCGGAGCCGGCCTCGCCGGCCTGCGCGCGGCCGAACGGCTGCGCGAACTCGGGTTCGACGGCGAAGTCGTCGTCCTCGGCGCCGAACCCGACATCGCCTACCACCGCCCGGCGCTGTCCAAGCAGCTGCTCACCGGCGCGGTCAGCCGGGCCGACACGCTGCTCGCCGACCCGCTCGAAGTCGACGCCGAATGGCGGTTCGGCACGCCGGTCACCGCGCTCTCGCCGAACCGGCAGGTCGTCCACCTGCGCGATGAGGAGCTGCACTACGACGGCCTGATCATCGCCACCGGCGTCGAACCGCGCCGGATGCCCGGCGCGCCGCACGGCCACCCGCGCGTGGTCGTCGTCCGCACCCTCGCCGACACGATCGCCCTCCAGCGCGCGCTCGCCGGCAACCCGGGCCCGGTCGCCGTGATCGGCGACGGCTTCATCGGCTGCGAAGTCGCCTCCAGCCTCCGCGAGATGAACCGCGAGGTCGTCCTCTTCGGCCGGGCGAGGTCCCTGCTGGCCGACGTCCTCGGGCCCGACATCGGCGACTGGCTGACGGCGCTGCACACCGCCCGCGGCGTCCGCCTCGAGCTCGGCACCACGATCCGCCGCTGGCGCCCCGCGCCCACGCACGTCGGCCTCGAGTTCGCCGACGGCCGCGCCCTCGAAGTCGCCTGCGTGGTCGTCGCCGTGGGCAGCGTCCCGGCGGTGTCCTGGCTGCGCGGCGCCAAGCTGCCGCTCGACGACGGCGTCGTCTGCGGGCCCACCTGCCACGTCGTCGGCTCGTCGACGATCGTCGCGGCCGGCGACGTCGCCCGCTGGCCCAACCTCCGCTTCGACCCCACGCCCCACCGGGAGGAGCACTGGCTCAACGCCGTCGAGATGAGCCGCGCCGCCGCCCAGAACCTCCTCGCCGGCCCGCAGGGGTCGCCGGCCTACACGCCGGTGCCGCGCTACTGGTCCGAACAGCACGGCGTCCGCATCCAGGTCGCCGGCCGTCCGTCGCTGGCGACCGACACCGTGCTGCTGGAGTCGCCGATCCCGGGCACCCGGCCCATCACCGGCTTCGTCCGCCAGGGCCGGCTCGTCGGCCTGATCGGCCTCGACAGCCCCGCCGCCGTCCTGCACTGGACGGCCGAACTGGCCCGCCAGCACCCGGCGCCCGCCGAGCCCCCGCCCGAGCTCCGGCTCCGCCACCACACCGGGGCGGTGGCCGGCTACTGA
- a CDS encoding SCO6745 family protein, giving the protein MAGDEKRFKSAFDSLHAFSYFAPEVDAALTGIGLRPGRMPYFASRSAAMGAVGPEVVAATFYNFNPEVVARVIPRAWTLATPEQVLDARLDGVDQALTRLLGDHVKSDEVAEAAELAREASNGCTGEGRPLYAAHAGLAWPGEPHLVLWHAITLLREHRGDGHIAALVLNGLSGLDALVTHVATGRGFATGPAKLTRGWSDEQWTAAEVALTGRGILDAEGGLTEAGEAVRAAVEIATEFAARAPWLHLGPERTARLEELCRGLSRRVVEAGAFPAGVFRGSQN; this is encoded by the coding sequence ATGGCGGGTGACGAGAAGCGGTTCAAGTCGGCTTTCGATTCCTTGCACGCTTTCTCCTACTTCGCGCCCGAAGTCGATGCCGCGCTCACCGGCATCGGGCTGCGGCCGGGGCGGATGCCGTACTTCGCGAGCCGGTCCGCGGCCATGGGGGCCGTCGGGCCCGAGGTCGTCGCGGCCACCTTCTACAACTTCAACCCCGAGGTCGTCGCCCGCGTGATCCCGCGCGCCTGGACCCTGGCGACGCCGGAGCAGGTCCTGGACGCGCGGCTCGACGGCGTCGACCAGGCGCTGACCCGCCTGCTCGGCGACCACGTGAAGAGCGACGAGGTCGCCGAAGCCGCCGAACTCGCGCGCGAGGCGAGCAACGGCTGCACCGGCGAAGGACGTCCCCTCTACGCCGCGCACGCGGGGCTCGCCTGGCCGGGGGAGCCGCACCTCGTCCTCTGGCACGCGATCACCCTGCTTCGCGAGCACCGCGGCGACGGCCACATCGCCGCCCTCGTCCTGAACGGCCTGAGCGGGCTGGACGCCCTGGTCACCCACGTGGCCACCGGCCGCGGGTTCGCCACCGGCCCGGCCAAGCTGACCCGCGGCTGGAGCGACGAACAGTGGACGGCCGCCGAGGTCGCGCTCACCGGCCGCGGCATCCTCGACGCCGAGGGCGGCCTCACCGAGGCGGGCGAGGCCGTCCGCGCCGCCGTCGAGATCGCGACCGAGTTCGCCGCGCGGGCGCCGTGGCTCCACCTCGGTCCCGAGCGGACCGCCCGGCTCGAAGAACTCTGCCGCGGGCTCAGCCGCCGGGTCGTCGAAGCCGGCGCCTTCCCGGCGGGCGTCTTCCGCGGGTCCCAGAACTGA